The DNA segment ATCCGGTGCACCGGCACAATTCTCATACAAGGAACTTAACAAGGCCACAAAGGGCTTTAAAGAGAAGCTTGGAGCTGGTGGATTTGGAGCTGTGTATAGAGGGGTTCTTGCTAATAGAACTGTTGTGGCAGTGAAGCAGTTGGAGGGGATCGAGCAAGGCGAGAAACAGTTCAGAATGGAGGTGGCGACGATCAGTAGCACCCACCATTTGAATCTGATGAGATTGATAGGATTCTGCTCAGAAGGGAGGCATAGGCTATTAGTATATGAGTTTATGAGAAACAGTTCTTTAGACAAGTTTCTATTCACCTCTGAGGAGCAATCTGGGAAGCATTTGAACTGGGAGTATAGGTATAATATCGCACTAGGAACCGCGAAGGGAATCACATACCTTCATGAAGAATGCAGAGACTGCATTGTCCATTGTGATATAAAACCAGAGAATATTCTCCTGGATGAGAACTACAATGCAAAAGTCTCGGACTTTGGTCTTGCAAAACTGATCAATGCAAAGGATCACCGGTATAGGACCTTGGCTAGTGTGAGGGGAACCAGAGGTTACTTGGCTCCGGAATGGCTAGCAAACCTTTCCATAACTCCGAAATCCGATGTTTATAGCTATGGAATGGTGGTGTTAGAAATCGTGAGTGGGAGAAGAAACTTTGACGTCTCGGAAGAGACCTACCACAAGAAGTTTTCGTCGTGGGCTTACGAGGCCTATGAGAAGGGAGATTTCACCGAAATCGTTGATAAAAGGCTGTTTGGCCATGAAATGAACATGGAGCAAGTTTTGAGGGCCATTGAGGTTAGTTTTTGGTGCATCCAAGAGCAACCATCTCAAAGGCCTATGATGAGTAAAGTGGTTCAAATGTTGGCTGGAATCGTCGAAATCGATCGGCCTCCGGGTCCTAAGGCCGCGACCGAAGGGTCCATTGCTGGTCATAGTGTAACTGGTGGTGGTAAATTAACTTTTGCCGCATCTATGCCAGTTCCCTCTTGATGTATAGCTCGAATTTCGTCGCCCGTCTCCGGAAAGCATGGGGATCTTGCATCATCTTCATTGTTAAACTATGAGTCTGAGAAAAGGTGAGGAGTCTCCAAATACATTGTTATTTGCCTACAGGAATTGGATTATCAGAtaataaaagaagaaaaaccaCAGTACTCCGTGTTACTTGTAATAAAATATGGACTAGAAAAGCATTTTGGTGCAAGAAATTTCTATTGAATAGGAAATTGATACAGGAATCCAAGACttggtgtgtgtgtgtttttttttctttttctttttcaaaactTTGTTCTAAAAGTTTAAACatgctattttttttaaaacatgatATTTCTTTTTAAACATGCTATTTTGGTACACCAAAGGGCTATAAATATAATCcatcagaaaaaaaaatttatttttttaaattttatttgtacATGCATTGcaaattttattattgttttttttatgtaaacatattcaaatcaatataaattatcataaaaaataatattttagcttAGTGAAAATTTAACTAAAAAAATATGGTTGACTTGagaataatttttagttatcGTAATATCATTGCAACATaaacattatttttatataaaaaatttatataaatttaaagatatttaattatttaaaatttcatttcagaaataattgttttatcataTACGTTATTATgggaaaaaccaaaaaaaatatccataaataaaatgatacaATAAAGATATAATCGTAAATTAAGTAATTCACCAATAAAGATTTTATTGTAACAAGATAGCAAAGATGATATTACAATTTAAATTCATCATTTTAGTGATTAGTGGTTGAataagtttttttaaataaaaatatatagaaccTGATTTGATTAATATGTTTGAGTTGAGCCATTAACAAAAATTCAGGTATCAACATCAAAGAATATTATATATTGTTTCAAGAAACAGAATTATATTGTATTTAACTAACTAATCTCTCacaaatttaatatttcttCTGTAATTTCAGTTAATGACTTCCATTAACTGTAAAGTTATTGATAGCTCTCTTGTGTTCCATGAATTTATATATATCTATTAGATAAGTCGAgttaattcatatatatatactaaaaattaaatatttttttaattcaaaattactttttttcttaattaaatCAAAACCAGAAACTCTACTCATAGTTTAGTTTCATAATATTTAAAGCTTATTTCTCTGGTCATCAATCCCAAAATTAAAAGGGCgaaagaagaaaaataagacTTATAAATATAtggtttaattttataaaatggaagcacaattattaatttttcattaTTAAAACTAACCGTCATTTTCTTAAGTAcgtacataattatatatattaaaaaattatattattttatttttgtaataataaaatataaaacatgTGCATCAGCAATTCAGCATTCAGAAGTCAAAAGTCTCCTCCTCCAGGCTCGCCCTTTCATCGTACCTCGCCATTGCCAAACGCACACACACAAGAACAATATCTATGTCTTGAAAGCATTTTTCATCCCTCGGGATGCTGATTCTGTTGTTTGGAGGCTACGAAAGTGGGTAAATCCAACGATGATTATCCCAATTTTCATCCTTGTCTTGCTTGCCGGCCCTACAGCCGCCGCAGACATCCCTTTGGGCTCCACTCTTTACGCTTCCGACCCCAACTCCAAATGGCTCTCTCCGGACAACACCTTCACCTTCAGCTTCATCAACGACCCCGCCTCCTCCACCACCGTCGCCGCCATTGCATACGGGAACATGACCATCTGGACAGGGGGCGGTCCCTCCGCTTCCGTCAATTCCTCCGCCATCCTCCGGCTCTTTCCCTCGGGAGACCTCCAACTCCTCCCATCCTCGACCTCCAGCACTCCCATCTGGTCGTCCGACACCGCTGACCTTGGCGTCGTCTCCGCGGCCCTGGAAAATTCGGGGAATTTTGTGCTCAAGAATTCTGCCGGAGCAGTTGTGTGGTCAACCTTTGACCACCCAGTTGACACCATTGTTCCCACTCAACAGTTCAATGCCAATCAGACTCTGGTATCAGGGATATATTCTTTCAAGATGCTGGAAAATGGGAACTTGACGCTTTCTTGGAACAAGACTATTGAGTACTATAACTCTGGGTTGAATTCTACTATGAACTCAAATTTAACAAAACCCATTCTTAGTATTCTGCCCATTGGAATTGTCACACTTTCGGATCCATCTCTTTCTGCTCCGTTGGACTTGGCTTACTCCAGTGATTACGCTCAGGAAGGTGATATTTTTAGGTTTATTAAATTGGATAATGATGGAAATTTGAGGATTTATAGTTCTGCCCGAGGTAGTGGAACTTCAACTATGAGGTGGGCTGCTGTGAGTGATCAGTGTCAGGTTTTTGGATTCTGTGGAAATATGGGGATATGTAGTTACAGTGATTCATCATCCCCCGTTTGTGGTTGCCCTTCACAGAATTTCGATTTGATTGATCCCATGGATAGCAGGAAAGGGTGCGTGAGAAAAGTGGAGCTCAGAGATTGCCCAGGGAGCGAGACTATGTTAGAGTTGGATCACTCTAAGTTCTTGACCTTTCTTCCTGAACTGTTATCTCAGGTTTTTTATGTGGGAATTGATCCCTGTAGGCTGAATTGTCTAGTTGGACCTTGCACAGTTTCCACATCCTTGTCTGATGGATCAGGTATTTGTTTCTTGAAGTCAAGTGATTTTGTTAGTGGCTACCAATCTCCTGCAATTCCAAGTACTTCATTTGTCAAGGTTTGTGGACCAGTGATACCTAATCCCCCTTCGGCTTCTGCCGGTGGTGGGAAGAGTAAGACATGGAAGTTAACCGCTTGGATTgtcgtggtggtggtggtggtgacTATTCTTGGTTTGATAGCTGTGGAGGGTGGTTTGTGGTGGTTGTTCTTTAGAAATAGTCCCAAATTCGGGAGATTGGCGGCTCAATACGCTCTTCTAGAATATGCATCTGGTGCACCGGTGCAATTCTCATACAAGGAGCTCAATAAGGCAACCAAGGGCTTTAAGGAGAAGCTTGGAGCTGGTGGATTTGGAGCTGTATATAGAGGGGTTCTTGCTAATAGAACTATTGTTGCAGTCAAGCAGTTGGAGGGTATCGAGCAAGGCGAGAAACAGTTTAGAATGGAGGTGGCATTAATTAGTAGCACCCACCATTTGAATCTCATGAAATTGATAGGATTCTGCTCAGAAGGCCGGCATAGGCTATTAGTATACGAATTTATGAGAAACAGTTCCCTAGACAACTTTCTTTTCACCTCTGAGGCGCACTCTGGGAAGCATTTGAACTGGGAGTATAGGTATAATATTGCACTAGGAACCGCCAAGGGAATCACATATCTTCATGAAGAATGCAGAGACTGCATTGTTCATTGTGATATAAAACCAGAGAACATTCTTCTCGATGAGAACTACAATGCCAAAGTCTCGGACTTTGGTCTTGCAAAACTCATCAATACAAAGGAAAACCGGTATAGGACCTTGACTAGTGTGAGGGGAACCAGAGGTTACTTGGCTCCCGAATGGCTAGCAAATCTTCCCATaacttcaaaatctgatatttacaGCTATGGAATGGTGTTATTAGAAATCGTGAGTGGTAGAAGAAACTTTGACGTCTCGGAAGAGACCCACCACAAGAAGTTTTCATTGTGGGCCTACGAGGCGTATGAGAAGGGTAATTTTTCCGAAATCGCTGATAACAGGCTGTTTGGCCAGGAGATGAACATGGAGCAAGTTCTGAGGGCAATTGAGGTTAGTTTTTGGTGTATCCAAGAACAACCATCTCAAAGACCGATGATGAGTAAAGTGGTTCAAATGTTGGAGGGAATTGTGGAAATTGATCGGCCACCGGCTCCTAAGGCAGCAACAGAAGGGTCCATTGCTGGTCATAGTATAACTGGTAGTGGCAGCATTAGTGGTACATCAACTTTTGCTGCATCTTTACCAGCATCATCATCTCATCAAACTGCTGGAATTTTATTGCCCGTCTCCGGAAAGAATGGGGATCTTGCATCATCTTCCTTATTACACTCTGAGATAAGGTGAGGATTCTCCCAATAACTCGTTCATCAGTCAACTGGAATAGTAGTATCAGACAAGGAATATAAAAAACACAGCCGAATTGTATATTTGAATTCTTGTTATCATTAAAAAGTGTATTCTATTGTATGTGCTTTAGTTTGGAATACTCTGTTACATGTTATAATATGACATATTGTTCCAAGAAAACATAAATTGTAATTCAAAGTTTACATCTATTGGAGAATTTTTTTCAGTTCAATTCAAACTTTTGGCTCAAGTTTCTTTGACTCATCTGTAATACCGCGTCCACAATGAAGAATGGTCATACCATAGTGGTCCATACCCAAGACAAGCGTCACAGCCAGGATCGTAAAGGAAATGATATCTCTATATATAAGTATAGCAATAAAATAAGGCAAATCCCACAAAATACAACACATTCAAGAAATGAACGACGAAGCAATCTCCCCAAATCTACCATTAGATATCATCACCGATATTCTTTCTAGACTTCCTGTACTTCAAATCGCGCGTTGCAAATGCGTGTGCAAGCCATGGCTTGAGTTACTCGAGTCTCCCGAGTTTTCCAAGCTCCATCTTTCTAAATCATCTCCAGGCCTCGTCGTGTATCTAAGTCTCGGGATTTCAGAAGTATTAAACATCTTTGGATTTGAAGACGAACTCGAGCTCGAACAGCACGAGCTTAAATACAAGCCAGTAATGAAATTTGATCTGCCGGAATTCGTTACTCCCCTC comes from the Henckelia pumila isolate YLH828 chromosome 1, ASM3356847v2, whole genome shotgun sequence genome and includes:
- the LOC140887204 gene encoding G-type lectin S-receptor-like serine/threonine-protein kinase At1g34300, producing MIIPIFILVLLAGPTAAADIPLGSTLYASDPNSKWLSPDNTFTFSFINDPASSTTVAAIAYGNMTIWTGGGPSASVNSSAILRLFPSGDLQLLPSSTSSTPIWSSDTADLGVVSAALENSGNFVLKNSAGAVVWSTFDHPVDTIVPTQQFNANQTLVSGIYSFKMLENGNLTLSWNKTIEYYNSGLNSTMNSNLTKPILSILPIGIVTLSDPSLSAPLDLAYSSDYAQEGDIFRFIKLDNDGNLRIYSSARGSGTSTMRWAAVSDQCQVFGFCGNMGICSYSDSSSPVCGCPSQNFDLIDPMDSRKGCVRKVELRDCPGSETMLELDHSKFLTFLPELLSQVFYVGIDPCRLNCLVGPCTVSTSLSDGSGICFLKSSDFVSGYQSPAIPSTSFVKVCGPVIPNPPSASAGGGKSKTWKLTAWIVVVVVVVTILGLIAVEGGLWWLFFRNSPKFGRLAAQYALLEYASGAPVQFSYKELNKATKGFKEKLGAGGFGAVYRGVLANRTIVAVKQLEGIEQGEKQFRMEVALISSTHHLNLMKLIGFCSEGRHRLLVYEFMRNSSLDNFLFTSEAHSGKHLNWEYRYNIALGTAKGITYLHEECRDCIVHCDIKPENILLDENYNAKVSDFGLAKLINTKENRYRTLTSVRGTRGYLAPEWLANLPITSKSDIYSYGMVLLEIVSGRRNFDVSEETHHKKFSLWAYEAYEKGNFSEIADNRLFGQEMNMEQVLRAIEVSFWCIQEQPSQRPMMSKVVQMLEGIVEIDRPPAPKAATEGSIAGHSITGSGSISGTSTFAASLPASSSHQTAGILLPVSGKNGDLASSSLLHSEIR